ACGATCGAATCTTTCTCCAGATCTCCCAGCGAAGTGACGGCCAAGGTTTGGGCCAGAAGGTCGAAGCTCGCGCCCTGCTCATCCATCGCCGCCACGGTCAGGCAGCAGCCGTTCACCGCTACGGACTCTCCCATCTCCAGTTCCCCCGCGAAAGGGATCTCCAGGGAAAGACGGGCTTGAGCGCCGAGCCGTTCAAGGGAACGGACACGGCCGGTGGTTTCGACGAGACCGGTAAACATGGTGTTGTCAGGGGTTCGGATGGCTCTCTCCGGGCGCGACGTAACCGCGCTCCTTCTCCGGGGCAAACATTTCGTCGATGCCCTTGTCCGGAAAGTAGAACATGCACAGCGCGACGATGATCGTGGGAATCAGCGCGCCGGTCAGCAGCTTCAGGGGCGAGACGCCTTCGCCGAAGAAACGTCCCAGCAAAGCTTGGCCGGCGGGATTCGGCGCGTTGGCGATCACCGTGAGGCCGCCGCCGGTGACCGCGCCGGCGAGCACCGCATACTTGAGTTGCGCGGGTAGCCCCTCCACTTGGCTGGCAAGGAAAGTGATCGCCGCATTGTCGTTGAAAGAGGTCAGGATCGTCGAGCCGATGAAAAGCGCTCCCTTGCCGAGGCTGCTAATGATCGGGGCCAGCCACCAGCCTTGCAGGCCTCCGTGCACCACGAGTCCCGCGAGGAAGAAGCCGACAAGAATGGGTCCTCGCAATTGGATTGCCGTTTGGTGGTGGGCGGTGGCCTGCGAGAAGGCGAGGAAAAACAGGAAGCCCCCGATGAAGAGCGGGGGATAGTGGGCGAAGGCCACGGTCCATGCCATGAAGCCGAGGTGCGCGAGGGTGATGAAGAAGGGAATCGGCCGCGCTTTCTCCTTCAGGTCTCCGATGCCATCGCCATCATGATCACCCGCGCGTGTTCTCATCGCGACGAGTTCCTTCCGGAAGAAGAGATAATAAAGCGCCGTTGATGCCAGGATCGCGGTCACTGCCTTGTCGCCGTAGTGCAGCAGCATCTCCGTGGTGCTCAGTTTCCACTTCGCGGCGACCATTAGCACTGGCGGGGCGGCGAAGTTGGTGAGCACGCCTCCCACCGAGATATTCACGAAGAGCAGACCTAGCGTGGCATAGGCGAACTTCGCACTCGGACGGAGTTTGTAGAATTTCTTCGCCAGAAGCATCGCGCAAATGGTCATGGCGCCCGGCTCCGTGATGAAGGACCCGAGCAAAGGGCCGACGATGAGGATCGAGAGCCACCACGCTGCCGGTGAGTCTTTTCCGAAGCGGGCGAAGAAACCGAGGCAGTTCTCCGCAAAGCGCAGCACCGGCCGAGTGGAGGCCAGCGCCATGATGACCACCAC
This portion of the Luteolibacter luteus genome encodes:
- a CDS encoding putative Na+/H+ antiporter translates to MPIKLWTLAITLIFTVLMALPSSAAELPAPEFLTKMAEFPKEEASAGIEGIGAKLAYRAKAQPFLLVATVIFILAILHTFIAIPITRLAHKVQHEHEKRIGKEAAKETVSFKATILHFLGEVEAIFGIWVIALLGAILWFYDLTAAKSYLMGVNFTEPLFVVVIMALASTRPVLRFAENCLGFFARFGKDSPAAWWLSILIVGPLLGSFITEPGAMTICAMLLAKKFYKLRPSAKFAYATLGLLFVNISVGGVLTNFAAPPVLMVAAKWKLSTTEMLLHYGDKAVTAILASTALYYLFFRKELVAMRTRAGDHDGDGIGDLKEKARPIPFFITLAHLGFMAWTVAFAHYPPLFIGGFLFFLAFSQATAHHQTAIQLRGPILVGFFLAGLVVHGGLQGWWLAPIISSLGKGALFIGSTILTSFNDNAAITFLASQVEGLPAQLKYAVLAGAVTGGGLTVIANAPNPAGQALLGRFFGEGVSPLKLLTGALIPTIIVALCMFYFPDKGIDEMFAPEKERGYVAPGESHPNP